A window from Gallus gallus isolate bGalGal1 chromosome 7, bGalGal1.mat.broiler.GRCg7b, whole genome shotgun sequence encodes these proteins:
- the C21orf58 gene encoding uncharacterized protein C21orf58 homolog isoform X1 codes for MTDPSMVDHVAQLKFKLLEKRLENEQKNIEKIESPLPTASNRHEDMLQSALKRRKNLLQELREQHLLEELSQPSVPARRHYTNYSAGCPHICQIPFPAPQAETPRIIQQAMPPQPATIIQQLPQPPPLIAQIPPAQPFAHPRSGSIKEDMVEMMLMQNAQMHQIIMQNMMLKSLPPTAFAQPARPSYPLLQHTQQDLQISAPVAVKADRPWLSTVHHHHHYSPPRLPLHAMPAGFLMPGEGPPPASSAQGWTSSMPPAMQMWPMY; via the exons ATGACAGATCCTTCAATGGTGGATCATGTGGCCCAGCTAAAATTCAAACTCCTAGAAAAG AGActagaaaatgaacagaagaacATAGAGAAGATAGAATCGCCTCTCCCTACAGCAA gCAACAGACATGAGGATATGCTTCAAAGTGCCTTGAAGCGGAGGAAAAATCTCTTACAGGAACTTAGG gagcagcacCTTCTGGAGGAGCTGTCACAGCCTTCTGTACCAGCTAGGAGACACTATACAAACTACAGTGCTGGTTGCCCACACATCTGCCAGATACCTTTTCCAGCACCTCAAGCTGAAACACCAAGGATTATCCAACAGGCG ATGCCTCCTCAGCCTGCCACTATcatccagcagctcccacagcctccCCCACTGATTGCACAGATCCCCCCTGCCCAGCCTTTTGCTCATCCTCGCTCTGGAAGCATTAAAGAAG ATATGGTGGAGATGATGCTGATGCAGAATGCACAGATGCATCAAATCATCATGCAGAACATGATGCTGAAGTCTCTCCCCCCAACGGCGTTTGCACAGCCTGCCAGACCCAGTTATCCCCTGcttcagcacacacagcag GACCTGCAGATCTCTGCTCCTGTGGCTGTGAAAGCAGATCGTCCCTGGCTGTCTACAGTgcatcaccaccaccactacTCTCCCCCAAGGCTGCCCCTCCATGCCATGCCTGCTGGGTTCCTGATGCCAGGTGAGGGACCGCCACCTGCATCCTCAGCCCAAGGTTGGAccagcagcatgcccccagCTATGCAGAT GTGGCCCATGTACTGA
- the C21orf58 gene encoding uncharacterized protein C21orf58 homolog isoform X3, producing MTDPSMVDHVAQLKFKLLEKRLENEQKNIEKIESPLPTASNRHEDMLQSALKRRKNLLQELREQHLLEELSQPSVPARRHYTNYSAGCPHICQIPFPAPQAETPRIIQQAMPPQPATIIQQLPQPPPLIAQIPPAQPFAHPRSGSIKEDMVEMMLMQNAQMHQIIMQNMMLKSLPPTAFAQPARPSYPLLQHTQQGHQNPFAYLHQGPADLCSCGCESRSSLAVYSASPPPLLSPKAAPPCHACWVPDARWPMY from the exons ATGACAGATCCTTCAATGGTGGATCATGTGGCCCAGCTAAAATTCAAACTCCTAGAAAAG AGActagaaaatgaacagaagaacATAGAGAAGATAGAATCGCCTCTCCCTACAGCAA gCAACAGACATGAGGATATGCTTCAAAGTGCCTTGAAGCGGAGGAAAAATCTCTTACAGGAACTTAGG gagcagcacCTTCTGGAGGAGCTGTCACAGCCTTCTGTACCAGCTAGGAGACACTATACAAACTACAGTGCTGGTTGCCCACACATCTGCCAGATACCTTTTCCAGCACCTCAAGCTGAAACACCAAGGATTATCCAACAGGCG ATGCCTCCTCAGCCTGCCACTATcatccagcagctcccacagcctccCCCACTGATTGCACAGATCCCCCCTGCCCAGCCTTTTGCTCATCCTCGCTCTGGAAGCATTAAAGAAG ATATGGTGGAGATGATGCTGATGCAGAATGCACAGATGCATCAAATCATCATGCAGAACATGATGCTGAAGTCTCTCCCCCCAACGGCGTTTGCACAGCCTGCCAGACCCAGTTATCCCCTGcttcagcacacacagcag GGCCACCAAAATCCCTTTGCTTATCTCCATCAAGGACCTGCAGATCTCTGCTCCTGTGGCTGTGAAAGCAGATCGTCCCTGGCTGTCTACAGTgcatcaccaccaccactacTCTCCCCCAAGGCTGCCCCTCCATGCCATGCCTGCTGGGTTCCTGATGCCAG GTGGCCCATGTACTGA
- the C21orf58 gene encoding uncharacterized protein C21orf58 homolog isoform X2: MTDPSMVDHVAQLKFKLLEKRLENEQKNIEKIESPLPTASNRHEDMLQSALKRRKNLLQELREQHLLEELSQPSVPARRHYTNYSAGCPHICQIPFPAPQAETPRIIQQAMPPQPATIIQQLPQPPPLIAQIPPAQPFAHPRSGSIKEDMVEMMLMQNAQMHQIIMQNMMLKSLPPTAFAQPARPSYPLLQHTQQDLQISAPVAVKADRPWLSTVHHHHHYSPPRLPLHAMPAGFLMPGGPCTDSISSSEGGQLHR, from the exons ATGACAGATCCTTCAATGGTGGATCATGTGGCCCAGCTAAAATTCAAACTCCTAGAAAAG AGActagaaaatgaacagaagaacATAGAGAAGATAGAATCGCCTCTCCCTACAGCAA gCAACAGACATGAGGATATGCTTCAAAGTGCCTTGAAGCGGAGGAAAAATCTCTTACAGGAACTTAGG gagcagcacCTTCTGGAGGAGCTGTCACAGCCTTCTGTACCAGCTAGGAGACACTATACAAACTACAGTGCTGGTTGCCCACACATCTGCCAGATACCTTTTCCAGCACCTCAAGCTGAAACACCAAGGATTATCCAACAGGCG ATGCCTCCTCAGCCTGCCACTATcatccagcagctcccacagcctccCCCACTGATTGCACAGATCCCCCCTGCCCAGCCTTTTGCTCATCCTCGCTCTGGAAGCATTAAAGAAG ATATGGTGGAGATGATGCTGATGCAGAATGCACAGATGCATCAAATCATCATGCAGAACATGATGCTGAAGTCTCTCCCCCCAACGGCGTTTGCACAGCCTGCCAGACCCAGTTATCCCCTGcttcagcacacacagcag GACCTGCAGATCTCTGCTCCTGTGGCTGTGAAAGCAGATCGTCCCTGGCTGTCTACAGTgcatcaccaccaccactacTCTCCCCCAAGGCTGCCCCTCCATGCCATGCCTGCTGGGTTCCTGATGCCAG GTGGCCCATGTACTGACAGCATAAGTTCCTCTGAAGGTGGACAATTGCATCGCTGA